One genomic region from Apodemus sylvaticus chromosome 1, mApoSyl1.1, whole genome shotgun sequence encodes:
- the Ffar3 gene encoding free fatty acid receptor 3 has protein sequence MGTSFFPGNHWLFFTVYLMVFLVGLPLNVMALVVFVGKLRRRPVAVDLLLLNLTISDLLLLLFLPFRMVEAACGMRWLLPFILCPLSGFLFFTTIYLTSLFLTAVSIERFLSVAYPLWYKTRPRLGQAGLVSGVCWFLASANCSVVYVTEYWGNATYSQGTNGTCYLEFREDQLAVLLPVRLEMAVVLFMVPLCITSYCYSRLVWILSRGASRRRRKRVMGLLAATLLIFFVCFGPYNMSHVVGYVRNESPSWRSYVLLLSTLNSCIDPLVFYFSSSKFQADFHQLLGRLIRVCVPWTQEVSLELKVKNGEEPSKECPS, from the coding sequence ATGGGGACAAGCTTCTTTCCTGGTAATCACTGGCTTTTCTTTACCGTGTACCTGATGGTGTTCCTCGTGGGACTCCCCCTCAACGTGATGGCCCTGGTGGTCTTCGTGGGCAAGCTGCGCCGGCGCCCGGTGGCCGTGGACTTACTTTTGCTAAACCTGACCATTTCGgacctgctcctgctcctcttcctgccGTTTCGCATGGTGGAGGCAGCGTGTGGCATGAGATGGCTTCTGCCCTTCATTCTCTGTCCCCTCTCCGGGTTCCTTTTCTTCACCACCATTTACCTCACCTCCCTCTTCCTGACGGCCGTGAGCATCGAACGTTTTCTAAGCGTCGCCTACCCACTTTGGTACAAAACCCGGCCCCGACTGGGCCAGGCCGGTCTGGTCAGCGGCGTCTGTTGGTTCCTGGCATCAGCTAACTGTAGTGTGGTTTATGTCACTGAATACTGGGGGAACGCAACCTACAGCCAGGGGACCAATGGAACCTGCTACCTGGAATTCCGCGAGGACCAGCTGGCCGTCCTCCTGCCTGTGCGACTAGAGATGGCTGTGGTCCTTTTCATGGTGCCGTTGTGCATCACAAGTTACTGCTACAGTCGCCTGGTGTGGATCCTGAGCCGGGGGGCCAGCCGGCGCCGGCGCAAGAGGGTGATGGGGCTTCTTGcagccactctgctgattttCTTCGTCTGCTTCGGCCCCTACAATATGTCCCACGTGGTGGGCTACGTCCGCAATGAGAGTCCGTCCTGGCGGAGCTACGTTCTCCTCCTCAGCACCCTCAACTCCTGTATCGACCCTCTGGTTTTCTACTTTTCGTCCTCCAAGTTCCAAGCCGACTTTCATCAGCTCCTGGGGAGGCTGATCAGAGTTTGTGTGCCTTGGACTCAGGAAGTCAGCCTGGAACTGAAGGTAAAGAACGGAGAGGAGCCATCTAAGGAGTGTCCGAGCTAG
- the Cd22 gene encoding B-cell receptor CD22 isoform X2 has protein sequence MHAHCPWLLLILGHAASYGPAKKWIVEHPETLFAWEGACIRIPCKYQVPKYDHTEMRLDNILLFQRYQYDSGKFNGTVLYNNTKTGDTETELYLSQQGRVTFLGNRINNCTLKIHPIYANDSGKLGLRLTSGTEKWMEDINLKVSERPFQPEIDLPSEIQEYQSVTLTCGLNFTCFGYDINLKWSLEKSEITPSISSVTSSVKKVSTQSMLTFQSEWTDNGKSVTCQVQHSFKVLSEKTVHLDVKYTPKLKIEVNPTEVKEGNSVTMTCQVISSNPKLRKAVVSWFKDGHLLQEQEWEWEQKQERDQTATLTLHPVTKNMTGKYQCQASNVVGQGQSEEVALTVLYAPEPSRVHIYHSPAEEGQSIELICESLASPRATNYTWYHNGKAVLGNTQEKLQIPEVSLWHAGSYSCLAENNLGRGQIDQEAELDVHYTPKNVTTVIQSFTPIREGDSVTLVCRYNSSNPVATSYKWSPPGSGSELKPGVLKIQKVTWNAMPVKCAACNYDCSWALPVSLNVHYAPRAVKVLKVSPTSEIHAGQRVLLQCVFSGSHPAEVRFFWKKNGSLVQEGRDLSFSSISPEDSGNYNCVVNNSIGETSSQAWSLRVLYAPRRLRVSISPRDSVMEGKKATLSCESDANPAIFQYTWFDSRGQDLHFSGQTLRLEPLRVQHSGSYRCQGTNELGVGESPPTTLTVYYSPETIGKRVALGLGFCLAICILAIWGMKIQKKWKHNRNQQGLQENSSGQSFFVRNKKARRNPLSEGPQSQGCYNLAMDDTVSYAVLRFPESDPHSSGDAGTPATQGPPPNDDDNGDTVTYSVVQKRHMGDYENVSPSCPEDESIHYSELVRFGAGTRPQAKEEVDYVTLKH, from the exons ATGCACGCCCACTGCCCGTGGCTCCTCCTGATTCTGG GACACGCGGCTTCATACGGCCCAGCAAAAAAATGGATCGTTGAACATCCCGAAACCCTCTTTGCCTGGGAGGGAGCCTGCATCCGGATTCCTTGCAAGTACCAAGTGCCCAAATACGATCATACAGAGATGCGTCTGGACAACATCCTCCTTTTTCAGCGCTATCAGTATGACAGCGGGAAGTTCAATGGCACTGTCCTGTACAACAACACAAAGAcgggggacacagagacagagctgTACCTGTCTCAACAAGGCAGAGTGACCTTTCTGGGAAACAGAATAAACAACTGTACCCTGAAAATCCACCCGATATATGCCAATGACTCTGGGAAGCTGGGCTTGAGGCTCACCTCAGGGACTGAGAAATGGATGGAGGATATTAACCTCAAAGTCTCTG AGAGACCGTTCCAACCTGAAATCGACCTACCATCAGAAATCCAGGAATACCAAAGTGTCACTCTGACTTGTGGACTGAATTTCACCTGCTTTGGGTATGATATCAACTTGAAGTGGTCCCTGGAAAAGTCTGAGATCACCCCCAGCATCTCTTCTGTCACCTCCTCTGTTAAGAAAGTCTCTACACAGAGCATGCTCACCTTCCAATCAGAGTGGACGGACAATGGAAAGAGTGTGACGTGCCAAGTCCAGCACTCCTTCAAAGTACTCTCTGAGAAAACAGTGCATCTGGATGTTAAGT ACACCCCAAAACTGAAGATCGAGGTCAATCCCACAGAGGTCAAGGAGGGCAACTCTGTGACCATGACGTGCCAGGTTATCAGCAGCAACCCGAAACTCAGGAAGGCAGTGGTGTCCTGGTTCAAGGATGGACACCTCCTGCAGGAACAGGAATGGGAATGGGAACAGAAGCAGGAACGGGATCAGACAGCCACGCTGACTCTGCATCCAGTGACCAAGAACATGACAGGGAAATACCAGTGCCAGGCGTCCAACGTCGTAGGCCAAGGCCAGTCGGAAGAAGTGGCACTCACGGTGCTAT ATGCTCCAGAGCCCTCCAGGGTTCACATCTACCACTCACCCGCTGAAGAGGGACAGTCCATTGAGCTGATTTGTGAGTCACTGGCCAGTCCGAGGGCCACAAACTACACCTGGTATCACAACGGGAAAGCCGTACTTGGAAACACCCAAGAGAAGCTCCAGATCCCTGAAGTCTCCCTGTGGCATGCTGGGAGTTACTCTTGCTTGGCAGAGAACAATCTGGGTCGTGGACAGATTGACCAGGAAGCTGAACTGGATGTACATT ATACTCCCAAGAATGTAACCACAGTGATTCAAAGCTTCACACCAATTCGGGAAGGAGACAGTGTGACCCTGGTCTGTAGGTACAACTCCAGCAATCCAGTTGCCACCTCCTACAAATGGAGCCCTCCGGGTTCTGGGAGTGAGCTCAAACCCGGAGTACTGAAGATTCAGAAAGTGACATGGAATGCCATGCCTGTCAAATGTGCCGCCTGTAACTACGATTGTTCGTGGGCCTTGCCTGTCAGCCTGAATGTTCACT ACGCCCCCAGAGCCGTGAAGGTACTGAAAGTGAGCCCCACCTCAGAGATCCACGCCGGGCAGCGTGTCCTCCTCCAGTGCGTCTTCTCGGGGAGCCACCCGGCAGAGGTCCGCTTCTTCTGGAAGAAGAATGGGAGTCTCGTGCAGGAAGGGAGAGACCTGAGCTTCAGCTCCATCTCTCCAGAAGATTCTGGAAATTATAACTGCGTGGTTAACAACTCCATCGGAGAGACCTCGTCACAGGCCTGGAGCCTGCGAGTGCTGT ATGCTCCTCGGCGGCTGCGTGTGTCCATCAGCCCCAGGGACAGCGTGATGGAGGGGAAGAAGGCCACCTTGTCCTGTGAGAGTGACGCCAACCCGGCCATCTTTCAGTACACCTGGTTTGACTCCAGAGGCCAAGACCTCCACTTCTCGGGCCAGACACTGAGACTGGAACCCCTGAGGGTCCAACACTCGGGTTCCTACCGCTGCCAAGGGACCAATGAGCTAGGCGTGGGAGAGTCACCACCCACCACCCTCACCGTCTACT ACAGTCCAGAGACCATCGGCAAGCGTGTCGCCTTGGGACTAGGGTTCTGCCTGGCTATCTGCATCCTGGCCATCTGGGGGATGAAAATCCAGAAAAA ATGGAAGCACAACCGGAACCAGCAGGGGCTTCAGGAAAATTCCAGTGGCCAGAGCTTTTTTGTAAGGAACAAAAAG GCTAGAAGGAACCCTCTCTCAGAAGGCCCCCAATCCCAGGGATGCTACAATCTGGCCATGGATGACACCGTGAGTTACGCCGTCTTGCGCTTTCCAGAGAGCGACCCACACAGCTCTGG AGATGCAGGGACCCCAGCAACACAGGGTCCTCCTCCAAACGACGATGACAATGGCGACACAGTCACTTACTCGGTGGTACAGAAGCGGCACATG GGTGACTATGAGAATGTGAGTCCAAGCTGCCCCGAGGATGAGAGCATCCATTACTCAGAGCTGGTTCGGTTTGGGGCTGGCACACGGCCCCAGGCAAAGGAAGAGGTAGACTACGTGACCCTCAAGCACTGA
- the Cd22 gene encoding B-cell receptor CD22 isoform X1: protein MPGSSSSGNKIVLGILKIEHRRKQVPPRRLTMHAHCPWLLLILGHAASYGPAKKWIVEHPETLFAWEGACIRIPCKYQVPKYDHTEMRLDNILLFQRYQYDSGKFNGTVLYNNTKTGDTETELYLSQQGRVTFLGNRINNCTLKIHPIYANDSGKLGLRLTSGTEKWMEDINLKVSERPFQPEIDLPSEIQEYQSVTLTCGLNFTCFGYDINLKWSLEKSEITPSISSVTSSVKKVSTQSMLTFQSEWTDNGKSVTCQVQHSFKVLSEKTVHLDVKYTPKLKIEVNPTEVKEGNSVTMTCQVISSNPKLRKAVVSWFKDGHLLQEQEWEWEQKQERDQTATLTLHPVTKNMTGKYQCQASNVVGQGQSEEVALTVLYAPEPSRVHIYHSPAEEGQSIELICESLASPRATNYTWYHNGKAVLGNTQEKLQIPEVSLWHAGSYSCLAENNLGRGQIDQEAELDVHYTPKNVTTVIQSFTPIREGDSVTLVCRYNSSNPVATSYKWSPPGSGSELKPGVLKIQKVTWNAMPVKCAACNYDCSWALPVSLNVHYAPRAVKVLKVSPTSEIHAGQRVLLQCVFSGSHPAEVRFFWKKNGSLVQEGRDLSFSSISPEDSGNYNCVVNNSIGETSSQAWSLRVLYAPRRLRVSISPRDSVMEGKKATLSCESDANPAIFQYTWFDSRGQDLHFSGQTLRLEPLRVQHSGSYRCQGTNELGVGESPPTTLTVYYSPETIGKRVALGLGFCLAICILAIWGMKIQKKWKHNRNQQGLQENSSGQSFFVRNKKARRNPLSEGPQSQGCYNLAMDDTVSYAVLRFPESDPHSSGDAGTPATQGPPPNDDDNGDTVTYSVVQKRHMGDYENVSPSCPEDESIHYSELVRFGAGTRPQAKEEVDYVTLKH from the exons GTCCCACCCAGACGACTCACCATGCACGCCCACTGCCCGTGGCTCCTCCTGATTCTGG GACACGCGGCTTCATACGGCCCAGCAAAAAAATGGATCGTTGAACATCCCGAAACCCTCTTTGCCTGGGAGGGAGCCTGCATCCGGATTCCTTGCAAGTACCAAGTGCCCAAATACGATCATACAGAGATGCGTCTGGACAACATCCTCCTTTTTCAGCGCTATCAGTATGACAGCGGGAAGTTCAATGGCACTGTCCTGTACAACAACACAAAGAcgggggacacagagacagagctgTACCTGTCTCAACAAGGCAGAGTGACCTTTCTGGGAAACAGAATAAACAACTGTACCCTGAAAATCCACCCGATATATGCCAATGACTCTGGGAAGCTGGGCTTGAGGCTCACCTCAGGGACTGAGAAATGGATGGAGGATATTAACCTCAAAGTCTCTG AGAGACCGTTCCAACCTGAAATCGACCTACCATCAGAAATCCAGGAATACCAAAGTGTCACTCTGACTTGTGGACTGAATTTCACCTGCTTTGGGTATGATATCAACTTGAAGTGGTCCCTGGAAAAGTCTGAGATCACCCCCAGCATCTCTTCTGTCACCTCCTCTGTTAAGAAAGTCTCTACACAGAGCATGCTCACCTTCCAATCAGAGTGGACGGACAATGGAAAGAGTGTGACGTGCCAAGTCCAGCACTCCTTCAAAGTACTCTCTGAGAAAACAGTGCATCTGGATGTTAAGT ACACCCCAAAACTGAAGATCGAGGTCAATCCCACAGAGGTCAAGGAGGGCAACTCTGTGACCATGACGTGCCAGGTTATCAGCAGCAACCCGAAACTCAGGAAGGCAGTGGTGTCCTGGTTCAAGGATGGACACCTCCTGCAGGAACAGGAATGGGAATGGGAACAGAAGCAGGAACGGGATCAGACAGCCACGCTGACTCTGCATCCAGTGACCAAGAACATGACAGGGAAATACCAGTGCCAGGCGTCCAACGTCGTAGGCCAAGGCCAGTCGGAAGAAGTGGCACTCACGGTGCTAT ATGCTCCAGAGCCCTCCAGGGTTCACATCTACCACTCACCCGCTGAAGAGGGACAGTCCATTGAGCTGATTTGTGAGTCACTGGCCAGTCCGAGGGCCACAAACTACACCTGGTATCACAACGGGAAAGCCGTACTTGGAAACACCCAAGAGAAGCTCCAGATCCCTGAAGTCTCCCTGTGGCATGCTGGGAGTTACTCTTGCTTGGCAGAGAACAATCTGGGTCGTGGACAGATTGACCAGGAAGCTGAACTGGATGTACATT ATACTCCCAAGAATGTAACCACAGTGATTCAAAGCTTCACACCAATTCGGGAAGGAGACAGTGTGACCCTGGTCTGTAGGTACAACTCCAGCAATCCAGTTGCCACCTCCTACAAATGGAGCCCTCCGGGTTCTGGGAGTGAGCTCAAACCCGGAGTACTGAAGATTCAGAAAGTGACATGGAATGCCATGCCTGTCAAATGTGCCGCCTGTAACTACGATTGTTCGTGGGCCTTGCCTGTCAGCCTGAATGTTCACT ACGCCCCCAGAGCCGTGAAGGTACTGAAAGTGAGCCCCACCTCAGAGATCCACGCCGGGCAGCGTGTCCTCCTCCAGTGCGTCTTCTCGGGGAGCCACCCGGCAGAGGTCCGCTTCTTCTGGAAGAAGAATGGGAGTCTCGTGCAGGAAGGGAGAGACCTGAGCTTCAGCTCCATCTCTCCAGAAGATTCTGGAAATTATAACTGCGTGGTTAACAACTCCATCGGAGAGACCTCGTCACAGGCCTGGAGCCTGCGAGTGCTGT ATGCTCCTCGGCGGCTGCGTGTGTCCATCAGCCCCAGGGACAGCGTGATGGAGGGGAAGAAGGCCACCTTGTCCTGTGAGAGTGACGCCAACCCGGCCATCTTTCAGTACACCTGGTTTGACTCCAGAGGCCAAGACCTCCACTTCTCGGGCCAGACACTGAGACTGGAACCCCTGAGGGTCCAACACTCGGGTTCCTACCGCTGCCAAGGGACCAATGAGCTAGGCGTGGGAGAGTCACCACCCACCACCCTCACCGTCTACT ACAGTCCAGAGACCATCGGCAAGCGTGTCGCCTTGGGACTAGGGTTCTGCCTGGCTATCTGCATCCTGGCCATCTGGGGGATGAAAATCCAGAAAAA ATGGAAGCACAACCGGAACCAGCAGGGGCTTCAGGAAAATTCCAGTGGCCAGAGCTTTTTTGTAAGGAACAAAAAG GCTAGAAGGAACCCTCTCTCAGAAGGCCCCCAATCCCAGGGATGCTACAATCTGGCCATGGATGACACCGTGAGTTACGCCGTCTTGCGCTTTCCAGAGAGCGACCCACACAGCTCTGG AGATGCAGGGACCCCAGCAACACAGGGTCCTCCTCCAAACGACGATGACAATGGCGACACAGTCACTTACTCGGTGGTACAGAAGCGGCACATG GGTGACTATGAGAATGTGAGTCCAAGCTGCCCCGAGGATGAGAGCATCCATTACTCAGAGCTGGTTCGGTTTGGGGCTGGCACACGGCCCCAGGCAAAGGAAGAGGTAGACTACGTGACCCTCAAGCACTGA
- the Ffar1 gene encoding free fatty acid receptor 1, with amino-acid sequence MDLPPQLSFALYVSAFALGFPLNLLAIRGAVSHAKLRLTPSLVYTLHLGCSDLLLAITLPLKAVEALASGAWPLPLPFCPVFALAHFAPLYAGGGFLAALSAGRYLGAAFPFGYQAIRRPRYSWCVCVAIWALVLCHLGLALGLEAPGGWLDNTTSSLGINVPVNGSPVCLEAWDPDSARPARLSFSILLFCLPLSITAFCYVGCLRALVHSGLSHKRKLRAAWVAGGALLTLVLCLGPYNASNVAGFINPDLGGSWRKLGLITGAWSVVLNPLVTGYLGTGPGRGTICVTRTQRGTIQK; translated from the coding sequence ATGGACCTGCCCCCACAGCTCTCCTTCGCCCTCTACGTCTCTGCCTTTGCGCTGGGTTTCCCGTTGAACTTGTTAGCCATCCGAGGTGCGGTGTCCCACGCAAAACTGCGACTCacacccagcctggtctacactctccatctgggctgctctgaCCTCCTACTGGCCATCACCCTGCCCCTGAAGGCTGTGGAGGCCCTGGCTTCCGGGGCCTGGCCTCTGCCGCTCCCCTTCTGCCCAGTCTTTGCCTTGGCCCATTTTGCTCCCCTCTACGCCGGCGGAGGGTTCCTGGCTGCTCTCAGCGCTGGCCGCTACCTGGGGGCTGCCTTCCCCTTCGGGTACCAAGCCATCCGGAGGCCCCGCtattcctggtgtgtgtgtgtggctatatGGGCCCTTGTCCTCTGCCACCTGGGGCTGGCCCTTGGCTTGGAGGCTCCCGGAGGCTGGTTGGACAACACTACCAGTTCCCTGGGCATCAACGTACCTGTGAACGGCTCCCCGGTCTGTCTGGAAGCCTGGGACCCCGACTCTGCCCGCCCTGCccgcctcagtttctccattctGCTCTTCTGCCTGCCTTTGAGCATCACTGCCTTCTGCTATGTGGGCTGCCTCCGGGCCCTGGTGCACTCGGGTCTCAGCCACAAACGGAAGCTCAGGGCAGCTTGGGTGGCGGGAGGAGCCCTCCTCACACTCGTGCTCTGCCTGGGGCCCTATAATGCCTCCAATGTGGCTGGTTTCATAAACCCGGACCTAGGAGGCTCCTGGAGGAAACTGGGGCTTATCACTGGGGCCTGGAGTGTGGTCCTCAACCCACTGGTAACTGGCTACTTGGGAACAGGTCCTGGACGGGGGACAATATGTGTGACGAGGACTCAAAGAGGAACAATTCAGAAGTAG